A genomic stretch from Longimicrobiales bacterium includes:
- a CDS encoding mechanosensitive ion channel family protein produces the protein MLAFLLLAVAPAHGQDDRVTVRLDGRSVFRVGPADTSTAAQRAARIERRLGNLLENPRALPTPRVEAGAGGRERVVTVAGVPVVSVTRADAEDNLTTVDALAVQWSRVLDTELQRAGARRLSPWGRFGAEVRASIRAAFSRLVESAIRIVPRALAALLVLGLFWLLAAGVRRLLRAVFARFIEDRTVESLVKQGTFYAVWTLGLLVAIDALGFQPQTVVTGLGLTGLALGFALKDIISNFVSGLLILALRPFELGDQIVVGETEGSVERIELRATAIRTYDGRLVLVPNAEVFTSRVTNNTASPVRRAVVPLFLGYDSDLPQAVEVVRQATVSAPGVLADPPAAVRVAELGQDDLVLEARFWTDSRRSDFTATQALVRTAIVDALRSAGIGLPDPDVRILVPRPAVTTLSEE, from the coding sequence GTGCTTGCGTTCCTGCTGCTCGCCGTCGCGCCGGCGCATGGGCAGGACGACAGGGTGACCGTCCGCCTCGACGGCCGGTCGGTTTTTCGCGTCGGCCCGGCTGACACCAGCACGGCCGCGCAGCGTGCAGCCCGCATCGAGCGTCGGCTCGGGAATCTCCTCGAGAATCCGCGCGCTCTGCCCACACCGCGGGTCGAGGCCGGTGCTGGTGGCCGGGAGCGTGTCGTCACCGTCGCCGGCGTGCCGGTGGTGTCGGTCACGCGGGCCGATGCCGAGGACAACCTGACCACGGTGGACGCCCTCGCCGTGCAATGGTCACGCGTCCTGGACACCGAGCTCCAGCGCGCCGGCGCGCGTCGGCTCTCCCCCTGGGGCCGATTCGGTGCGGAGGTGCGGGCCTCCATCCGCGCGGCGTTCTCGCGGCTCGTGGAATCCGCCATCCGCATCGTGCCGCGCGCCCTGGCGGCCCTCCTCGTGCTCGGCCTCTTCTGGCTGCTCGCGGCTGGCGTCCGCCGCCTCCTCCGCGCGGTCTTCGCGCGTTTCATCGAGGACCGAACGGTGGAGAGTCTGGTCAAGCAGGGCACGTTCTACGCGGTCTGGACACTCGGTCTTCTGGTCGCTATCGATGCGCTCGGCTTTCAGCCGCAGACCGTTGTGACCGGACTGGGTCTGACCGGACTCGCGCTCGGCTTCGCGCTCAAAGACATCATCTCGAACTTCGTGAGCGGGCTCCTCATCCTCGCGCTCCGCCCCTTCGAGCTCGGCGACCAGATAGTTGTCGGGGAGACGGAAGGCAGTGTCGAGCGGATCGAGCTGCGGGCGACGGCGATCCGTACCTATGATGGACGCCTCGTCCTTGTGCCGAACGCCGAGGTCTTCACCTCGCGCGTCACGAACAACACCGCGTCGCCTGTGCGCCGGGCCGTCGTTCCCCTTTTCCTCGGCTACGACAGCGATCTTCCGCAGGCTGTCGAGGTCGTCCGGCAGGCTACGGTGTCAGCACCCGGCGTGCTGGCCGATCCGCCCGCGGCCGTTCGCGTCGCCGAGCTCGGGCAGGACGATCTGGTGCTGGAGGCACGATTCTGGACGGACTCGCGCCGGTCCGATTTCACGGCCACTCAGGCACTGGTGCGCACCGCAATCGTGGACGCACTCCGCAGTGCGGGAATTGGCCTGCCCGACCCGGACGTGCGCATACTCGTGCCGCGTCCCGCGGTTACAACCCTATCCGAGGAGTGA
- a CDS encoding AI-2E family transporter, with protein sequence MTTRRVLINAAAVAALVIGLLFLWHARDVLLLVFAGTLSGIFLRRLARLISDHAPVPAPVALALVLLVLTGALVTAFWLQGDRIAAESARLREELPRAMDQLRAQIAGYELGEDLMEALPEDPAALLPDEPDAVSQVTGVVSRTFSALASGVVILFLGIVFAATPGIYVNGILALFPEHRVPRMREVLAKLDDTLWWWLIGRLIAMTFIGVVTGVGLAVLGVPLAFILGLLAALLSFIPNLGPILSALPAVLLGLVQGPQTALWVAALYAGVQVVESYLLDPIIDRKTIYLPPAFTITMQLIMALFAGLLGVTLATPLAAAMVVLVTMLYVQDVLGRDDIRVRSH encoded by the coding sequence ATGACTACACGCCGGGTGCTCATCAACGCCGCTGCCGTCGCGGCTCTCGTCATCGGACTGCTGTTCCTCTGGCATGCGCGGGACGTGCTGCTCCTCGTGTTCGCCGGCACGTTGTCCGGCATCTTCCTGCGCCGGCTTGCGAGGCTCATCAGCGACCACGCGCCCGTGCCGGCACCGGTCGCGCTGGCGCTCGTGCTGCTCGTCCTGACCGGCGCCCTCGTGACCGCTTTCTGGCTGCAGGGCGACAGGATCGCTGCCGAGTCGGCCCGGCTGCGCGAAGAGCTGCCCCGGGCGATGGATCAACTGCGCGCGCAGATTGCCGGCTACGAGCTCGGCGAGGACCTGATGGAAGCGCTCCCGGAGGATCCGGCGGCACTCCTCCCTGACGAGCCGGACGCCGTCTCGCAGGTGACCGGCGTCGTATCGCGAACGTTCAGCGCCCTCGCCAGCGGCGTCGTCATCCTCTTCCTCGGCATCGTGTTCGCGGCCACGCCGGGTATCTATGTGAACGGGATACTGGCGCTCTTCCCGGAGCACCGGGTGCCGCGCATGAGAGAGGTGCTAGCGAAGCTGGACGACACGCTCTGGTGGTGGCTGATCGGCCGGCTCATTGCCATGACCTTCATCGGCGTGGTGACGGGCGTCGGGCTGGCGGTTCTGGGCGTGCCGCTCGCTTTCATCCTCGGGCTGCTCGCCGCACTGCTCTCCTTCATCCCGAACCTCGGGCCCATCCTCTCGGCCCTGCCGGCCGTGCTCCTCGGCCTCGTGCAGGGACCGCAGACCGCCCTCTGGGTCGCCGCGCTCTATGCCGGCGTGCAGGTGGTGGAGAGCTATCTCCTGGATCCGATCATCGACCGCAAGACGATTTACCTGCCGCCTGCCTTTACGATCACGATGCAGCTCATCATGGCGCTGTTCGCCGGTCTCCTCGGTGTGACGCTCGCAACACCGCTCGCGGCGGCCATGGTCGTGCTCGTCACAATGCTCTACGTGCAGGATGTGCTCGGGCGGGATGACATCAGGGTCCGCTCGCATTGA
- a CDS encoding DUF4932 domain-containing protein produces the protein MHTGQSGPHRTYTDDRPRPDRARRCLVLSGVLALLVLSAADARAQDIVVRVDPRVELFSAIARAAGYPEYSVGAVESYTASIDSALAGFADHPAIHFAKRMRSERGIAYDAVISLAIHVTDPPALQERRPFVDAGIALDSRWRPADARVFLTHVRDLVRVAGLDSMFASHADLQRAAAHRLAAVVDDGVDFEWFNRFFGARADATFHLTAGLLNGSQNYGPRYESADGTLEFHSVLGVEKTDSAGVPVFEPQAITSLVVHELGHSFVNPLLEQDSAALRPAGEAILRVVEERMSEQAYGHWQTMLNESLVRAVGLRYARAQGSDAAALERQARWEQHRGFVWIEALDSLLGEYEARRDRYGGLAAFAPRLRGFYTDLAGRIDAVAAAYEARRPRLVSSSVANGSAVAPGVVDLLLVFDRDMHEYYGFDFVQPEGRSGYPQFAGLCWLDKRRFFARMQLDPGRAYGLTTNRSFRSDDWISLAPVVLRFRTTDASDEREPTPAPCPQR, from the coding sequence ATGCACACCGGGCAGTCGGGACCACACCGGACGTACACCGACGATCGGCCGCGTCCCGATCGCGCGCGACGATGCCTCGTTCTGTCCGGCGTGCTCGCGTTGCTGGTGCTGAGCGCAGCCGACGCGCGCGCGCAGGACATTGTCGTCCGCGTCGATCCGCGCGTCGAGCTCTTCAGTGCGATCGCACGCGCTGCCGGCTACCCGGAGTACTCCGTCGGCGCCGTGGAGTCGTACACCGCATCCATCGACAGCGCGCTGGCCGGGTTCGCGGATCATCCGGCGATCCATTTCGCGAAGCGCATGCGCAGCGAACGGGGCATCGCCTACGATGCGGTCATCAGTCTTGCGATCCACGTTACGGACCCGCCCGCACTGCAGGAGCGGCGACCGTTCGTGGACGCAGGGATCGCACTCGACTCGCGGTGGAGACCTGCTGACGCCCGCGTCTTCCTCACACACGTCCGCGACCTCGTGCGCGTGGCCGGACTCGACAGTATGTTCGCGTCGCATGCGGATCTCCAGCGCGCGGCCGCGCACCGGCTCGCGGCGGTGGTCGACGACGGTGTGGACTTCGAGTGGTTCAACCGGTTCTTCGGTGCACGTGCGGACGCGACGTTTCACCTGACGGCCGGACTGCTGAACGGCAGCCAGAACTACGGCCCGCGCTATGAATCGGCCGATGGTACGCTCGAGTTCCATTCGGTGCTCGGCGTCGAGAAGACCGACAGTGCGGGTGTGCCGGTTTTCGAGCCGCAGGCGATCACGAGCCTGGTCGTTCACGAGCTCGGCCACTCGTTCGTCAATCCGCTTCTGGAACAGGACAGCGCCGCGCTGCGACCTGCGGGCGAGGCGATCCTCCGCGTGGTCGAGGAGCGGATGTCCGAGCAGGCGTACGGTCACTGGCAGACGATGTTGAACGAGTCGCTGGTCCGCGCCGTGGGGCTGCGATACGCCCGCGCGCAGGGCAGTGATGCCGCGGCGCTGGAGCGGCAGGCCCGCTGGGAACAGCATCGCGGGTTCGTGTGGATCGAGGCGCTGGACAGTCTGCTCGGCGAGTACGAGGCGCGGCGCGACCGCTACGGCGGACTGGCCGCGTTCGCGCCGAGGCTGCGCGGGTTCTACACTGATCTCGCCGGCAGGATTGATGCGGTTGCCGCCGCGTACGAGGCGCGACGTCCGCGTCTGGTCTCGAGCTCCGTCGCCAACGGCAGTGCGGTCGCGCCCGGTGTCGTGGACCTGCTGCTCGTGTTCGACAGGGACATGCACGAATACTACGGATTCGACTTCGTGCAGCCGGAGGGCCGGTCCGGTTATCCGCAGTTCGCCGGACTGTGCTGGCTCGACAAGCGACGCTTCTTCGCGCGCATGCAGCTCGATCCCGGACGCGCCTACGGCCTGACTACGAACCGCAGCTTCCGGAGCGATGACTGGA